One genomic segment of Pseudomonas fortuita includes these proteins:
- the rpsB gene encoding 30S ribosomal protein S2 — protein MSQVNMRDMLKAGVHFGHQTRYWNPKMGKYIFGARNKIHIINLEKTLPMFNDALAFVERLAQGKNKIMFVGTKRSAGKIVAEQAARAGSPYVDHRWLGGMLTNYKTIRASIKRLRDLEAQAEDGTFAKLTKKEALMRSRDLEKLDRSLGGIKDMGGLPDALFVIDVDHERIAITEANKLGIPVIGVVDTNSSPEGVDYIIPGNDDAIRAIELYMTSMADAIIRGRNNVAGGTEVYVEEAAAPAAE, from the coding sequence ATGTCCCAAGTCAATATGCGCGATATGCTGAAGGCCGGTGTGCACTTCGGCCACCAGACCCGTTACTGGAACCCGAAAATGGGCAAGTACATTTTCGGCGCGCGTAACAAGATCCACATCATCAACCTGGAAAAAACCCTGCCAATGTTCAACGACGCCCTGGCGTTCGTAGAGCGTCTGGCTCAGGGCAAGAACAAGATCATGTTCGTCGGCACCAAGCGTTCCGCCGGCAAGATCGTCGCCGAGCAAGCTGCTCGTGCCGGTTCGCCATACGTTGACCACCGCTGGTTGGGCGGCATGCTGACCAACTACAAGACCATCCGCGCTTCGATCAAGCGTCTGCGCGACCTGGAAGCCCAGGCCGAAGACGGCACCTTTGCCAAGCTGACCAAGAAAGAAGCCCTGATGCGTTCGCGCGATCTGGAAAAGCTGGACCGCAGCCTGGGTGGTATCAAGGACATGGGCGGTCTGCCTGATGCCCTGTTCGTGATCGACGTTGACCACGAGCGCATTGCTATCACCGAAGCTAACAAGCTGGGCATCCCGGTTATCGGCGTTGTCGATACCAACAGCAGCCCGGAAGGTGTTGACTACATCATCCCAGGCAACGACGACGCCATCCGCGCCATCGAGCTGTACATGACTTCGATGGCTGACGCCATCATCCGCGGCCGCAACAACGTTGCTGGCGGCACCGAAGTCTATGTTGAAGAAGCGGCTGCACCTGCTGCTGAGTAA
- the frr gene encoding ribosome recycling factor — MINDIKKDAQERMTKSLEALSRNLAAIRTGRAHPSILDSVKVTAWGSEMPLNQVAAISVEDARTLKIVAHDKNLSAAIEKAILTSDLGLNPSSAGTTIRVPMPALTEETRKGYTKQASGVCEDAKVAVRNVRRDALADLKKLTKDKEISEDEERRAADEIQKLTDKFVAEVDAAFKAKEKDLMAV; from the coding sequence ATGATCAACGACATCAAGAAAGACGCGCAGGAGCGCATGACCAAGTCCCTTGAGGCCCTGAGCCGTAACCTGGCGGCGATCCGCACCGGTCGTGCCCACCCAAGCATCCTGGATAGCGTCAAGGTCACTGCCTGGGGCAGCGAAATGCCGCTGAACCAGGTGGCTGCGATCAGCGTCGAAGATGCCCGCACCCTGAAAATTGTCGCTCATGACAAAAACCTCAGCGCTGCCATCGAAAAGGCCATTCTTACTTCTGACCTGGGCCTGAACCCGTCCAGCGCCGGCACTACCATTCGTGTGCCAATGCCAGCCCTGACCGAGGAAACCCGCAAGGGCTATACCAAGCAGGCCAGTGGCGTGTGCGAGGATGCCAAGGTTGCCGTGCGCAACGTACGCCGCGACGCCCTTGCCGACCTGAAGAAGCTGACCAAGGACAAGGAAATCAGCGAAGACGAAGAACGTCGCGCCGCTGACGAGATCCAGAAGCTGACCGACAAGTTCGTTGCCGAAGTCGATGCTGCCTTCAAAGCCAAGGAAAAGGACCTGATGGCCGTCTAA
- the pyrH gene encoding UMP kinase yields MAQQVSGRQPRYKRILLKLSGEALMGSEDFGIDPKVLDRMALEVGQLVGIGVQVGLVIGGGNLFRGAALSAAGMDRVTGDHMGMLATVMNGLAMRDALERSNIPALVMSAISMVGVTDHYDRRKAIRHLNSGDVVIFSAGTGNPFFTTDSAACLRAIEIDADVVLKATKVDGVYTADPFKDPHAEKFDHLTYDEVLDRKLGVMDLTAIVLCRDHGMPLRVFNMNKPGALLNIVVGGAEGTLIEEGQA; encoded by the coding sequence ATGGCTCAGCAGGTGAGTGGTCGCCAACCTCGCTATAAACGCATTTTGCTCAAACTTAGCGGCGAGGCCCTGATGGGCTCGGAAGACTTCGGGATCGACCCGAAGGTGCTGGATCGCATGGCCCTTGAAGTTGGCCAGTTGGTAGGGATTGGTGTCCAGGTCGGCCTGGTGATTGGCGGTGGCAACCTGTTCCGTGGCGCTGCACTCAGCGCAGCCGGCATGGACCGCGTCACCGGTGACCACATGGGTATGCTGGCCACCGTGATGAACGGCCTGGCCATGCGCGATGCGCTGGAGCGCTCGAACATCCCGGCCCTGGTCATGTCCGCCATCTCCATGGTCGGCGTCACCGATCATTATGATCGCCGCAAAGCTATTCGCCACCTCAACTCCGGGGATGTGGTAATTTTCTCCGCCGGTACCGGCAACCCGTTCTTCACCACCGACTCCGCCGCTTGCCTGCGCGCCATCGAAATCGATGCCGACGTCGTGCTGAAGGCGACCAAGGTCGATGGTGTGTACACTGCCGATCCATTCAAGGACCCACACGCCGAGAAGTTCGATCACCTGACCTACGATGAGGTCCTGGATCGCAAGCTGGGTGTGATGGACCTGACCGCAATCGTCCTGTGCCGCGACCACGGGATGCCATTGCGGGTATTCAACATGAACAAGCCTGGCGCCCTGCTGAACATCGTGGTGGGTGGCGCTGAAGGTACTCTGATCGAGGAAGGCCAAGCATGA
- the tsf gene encoding translation elongation factor Ts — protein sequence MAAITAALVKELRERTGEGMMDCKKALEKAGGDIEKAIDDMRASGAIKAAKKAGNVAAEGAIAVKTDGKSAVLLEVNSQTDFLALQDDFKNFVAESLEEAFAQKLTDAAPLIASREAAREALVAKCGENVNIRRLVRVEGDVVGAYLHGNKIGAVVVLKGGDVELAKNIAMHVAASNPEFLDSSEISAEAIEREKNVFLQLNADKIAGKPENIVENMINGRITKFKAEASLKEQAFVMNPEVKVGELAKKAGAEIVSFTYFKVGEGIEKPVDDFAAEVAAQVAAAKQ from the coding sequence ATGGCAGCAATTACTGCAGCGCTGGTAAAAGAACTGCGCGAGCGTACTGGCGAAGGCATGATGGATTGCAAGAAAGCCCTGGAAAAGGCTGGCGGCGACATCGAGAAAGCCATTGACGACATGCGTGCCTCGGGCGCCATCAAGGCCGCCAAAAAGGCTGGCAACGTCGCTGCTGAAGGCGCTATCGCCGTCAAGACCGACGGTAAATCCGCCGTTCTGCTGGAAGTGAACTCGCAGACCGACTTCCTGGCCCTGCAAGACGACTTCAAGAACTTCGTTGCCGAAAGCCTTGAAGAAGCCTTCGCCCAGAAACTGACCGACGCCGCTCCGCTGATCGCCTCGCGTGAAGCAGCTCGTGAAGCCCTGGTTGCCAAGTGTGGCGAGAACGTCAACATCCGTCGCCTGGTGCGCGTTGAAGGTGACGTTGTCGGTGCCTACCTGCACGGCAACAAGATCGGCGCAGTCGTCGTTCTGAAAGGCGGTGACGTCGAGCTGGCGAAGAACATCGCCATGCACGTTGCAGCGTCGAACCCTGAGTTCCTGGATTCGTCGGAAATCTCCGCCGAGGCCATCGAGCGCGAGAAGAATGTCTTCCTGCAGCTGAACGCCGACAAGATTGCCGGCAAGCCGGAAAACATCGTTGAGAACATGATCAACGGCCGTATCACCAAGTTCAAGGCTGAAGCTTCGCTGAAAGAGCAGGCCTTCGTCATGAACCCAGAAGTCAAGGTTGGCGAGCTGGCCAAGAAAGCCGGCGCTGAAATCGTTTCCTTCACCTACTTCAAAGTAGGCGAAGGCATCGAGAAGCCAGTCGACGACTTCGCTGCTGAAGTTGCCGCTCAGGTAGCTGCCGCCAAGCAGTAA